gcaaaattgaaggcaatttcttttttcttcccttcttcctttttcttttcttttcccctcctttcttttttctttttctttttttttccaccctggccgaactcctcctcctccctggtCGCACCTCCTGCTCTGCCCCCTCCTCCTGTGCGATcgatctcctctccccctGTTATCGCAcatccttcctcctccctgcgCCCTCTCCCCCTGCCCCAGATCGCACGTCTCCCTCCCTGCCCTCCAGACCGAGAGCGatctccccttcccctccagGTGCGTgcatctctccctctcctctcctgttGTACGATctccccacctcctcctcatgGCAAAACTAATTCCTGACTCTAAttcttatctctttgaaattttatctatttcctttttaataggggATTGATtcttagatttatctctagtttTCTCCTATGAATAGACCCTCAAGCCCCCACCTTTTTCGTCTTTTTCAGCCACGATGCGCCCATGCCATCGCTCCGCTTCGCCGGGCGCTGTCTCCCTACTGTTCTCCGTGTTCTGCCCATGCCAAACAGCAAGCAACCACCGACCAATTCCCCCACAAAAATACATCGATCCCCGGCTGCCCTTGTTCGGAGCAGTAGTACATCGCCGCCGGTTTTCCTCCACtgaatttcaggttcgcatattttttattgttgcgaattaatctaaattaatctaccgtttaattgtttagattttttagccGAACAGCGAGGAAACGCAACAGTCCATCGCcaatctctccaccaaatctcaggttcgcatacgttttgctcatgcgaatcaatctatctttgatctaccgtgtaattgcttagattttctaatctaattagctagcgtgagattgatccaCAGTGCGAACtttaatttcgtacacgtagattggttttacgttaaagtcgtttagttttaGTTAGCGAGTCATTAAActtcaatttaacgggtcgttcaATCTtgtcgttgttccgctaacagttcacgggtTCGTGTTTCGGATCTGATTCGTCATACGAATCTTTGATTCGTGCACgttttggttctatttttcgAATACGTGTACTGTTCGCAAATTTCCCGAGCCGCAGCCCAACACGCGCTCGAAGTCCccatcgcctccctcggcACACTCGTCCTTTTCCGTCTCCTCCAAGCTAGCAGGCCGCCGGCCTAGCCGTCTAGCCCGCTCCCTTCGCTCGGCctgctctcctcccctcccttcccacACTGGGCCGGCCGAAAACCATGGCCCAGACGCCACCTCGCTCGCGCCAAGTCTGggccgcctccctctcctcctctgggtcactgacaggtggaccccacctatcAACCCTATCCTCTTCCTCCGACCGCCCTCCGTTGCTGCCACTACACGGCGTTCCCGGCCGAGCCACGCTAGAGCCACACGCGCATCCCGCCACCATGCCGCGTTGCGCCAGCGCGTCGCCGCTACGCCGACACGCGCCGGCGATCCGCTGCCACGCCCGTGCGCCACACCCTGCCacccgcgctcgcgccgccggtcgtgTCGCGCCACGTTCGCTCGCCACCTCTGCCCCGGTCCCTCGCTGCCGGCTGCCCTCATGCCTCACCGTGCGCATgcctcgccgcgtcgcgccgcggTCGCTGCAACCATCCTTCGCGCACGCGTATCGCCGCTCTGCGTCGTGCCTCGCCACGTCTGTGCCCTGTCATTGCTACCGAGCTGCGCCCCCGCCTCGCGTGCACCGAGCCACCTCGCcacctcgccaccgcgccggcaCCCTTGTGTTGCTGCTCTGCCTTGCCTCGCCATGCATCGTGCCGTCGAGCCGTCGGCCATCCccgtcctccgctcgccggcgcTAGCGCCGCCGCATCCTCGCCTCATTGCCGTgctgctccaccgccgcgccggccgctccacCCCAACCGTAGCGCGCACCAGCCGCTGCTCCACTCGCGCGGCCCAATGGCTGTGccgtgtcacgccctgagtttttcccaagccaagaattaattaaataatgtattaaaaataattggttaattaaagttcaggagaaacccagtgtataaattaatttaatttaattggaagctttttggatattctaaaatatcccgaaagcattttaaattattaacaggatttatatttgaattgcagtcagtaaaatttgctcaaatagacttaataaaaatcggcaaaattggaggcaatttcttgttttccctccttcctttttcttttctctttccatcttttctttctcctttttttcccttttctttttctcttttccttttttccctcctggcCGAACTCCCCCTCTGCCCTCCTCCCTGTAcgatctcctccccctccacctcctctctgtGCGCCCCGTccaactcctcctcccctgccGTGAACAACCCCACCACTTCCTCTCATGGTAAAACCAATTTCCAATAAATTAGGACTCcaatttttatccctttgaaaccttatcttttcctttttaataggggatggataactagatttatctctagctctcccctataaatacccccctagGGCCTCgcctttttcccttctgttTCTCTCCCGTGCGCCGAAGCCTTGCTGTGCCCCTGCTGCCCATCTCCTCGGCCGATCATCCTTGCTGCACGACCTTGTTGTGCCCTTGCCGAACAGCAAACAGCCACTGGCCGATTCCTCTCAAAATTCGTCACccccgctgctgctgctagctgcCCCTGCCACCAGCCCCCGCAGGCGTGCGAAACGCTCTTTTCGCACGGGTTTTTGCCCTGCCCTGCGCTAGCCGAGCCGCTGCTCCTGTCAAGCGCCATCTCTGTTCAGCACACTGGTTGCTCCCTGTTTTTGCAGCAGCCCAATCCGATCTATTCCgccgaatctcaggttcgcatatattttattcttgcgaatcaatctaagttaatctaccgtttaattgtttaggtttcctagccAAACAACGAGGAACAGCAGCAATCCATCGtcgatctctccaccaaatctcaggttcgcacatgttttactcatgcgaatcaatctatttttgatctaccgtgtaattgtttaggttttccaatctaattagctagcgtgagattgatctacagtgcagactttaatttcgtacacgtagattgatttaacgttaaagtcgtttagtttccagtttagcgagtcgttaaatctcgatttaacgggtcgtcAAATTCTGTCGCtattccgctaacagttcatagGTTCGCGTTTTAGTTCTGATTCGTCGTACGAATCTTTGATTTGTGTACGATTTGGTTCTATCATGTGAATACGTGTGCTGTTCGCAAATTTACCGGGCCGTGGCACAACCCGCGCTCGAAGTCTCTAtctcctccctcggcccactcctccttttccctctctcccgGCCTAGCTCGTCCGGCCCAACTCCTTCCAATCGGCCTGCCTCCTCCCGCCTCCCTCTTTTCtcttccctcccgctcccacGCCGTATCAGGCCACGGCCCACGGCCACACCCGCACCCAAAGTGAtgtcctcctccctcctctctcgggACACcaacaggtggaccccacctgtagGGCCCGTCCCTTTCATCCAGCCGGCACCCACGCCTGCGCGCGCCCGCACGTCGCCGCACCGCGTCGCGCGCCGCCAGCTGCTCGCCGTgcctcgccctcgcgccgcttCGTCGTCTCACTGCCCCCCTCTGCCTGCTCCCGCGTCGCTGAAGCTGTCACCGCGTCGCTGAAGCTGTCACCGCGCCGCTGCGTCGCTCGCCCGCGTGCGTCGCGCCACTTCGCGTGCTGCCGCGTCACCCCGAGCTGCGCCACCAGCCGCTGCCTTGCGTCGTGCCATGCCGTTGAGCCATGCCCTCCACTCGCGCGCACTGCCGCATCGCCGCGCCCCGGTGCCGagctgcctcgccgccgtgatGCCGCCTCTGCTCGTGCCCGCGCTCCACGCTTTGTCGCCACGTACGCttgcaccgccgcctccctcatGCCGCCGTTGTCGGCTGCAAACTGCCTCTCCtcgtgccgtcgccgagccgcgctcGCACCGCGCACCTCGCCCCGTCCAAAGCCGCGTTGCCGCTGCTCGCGGACTGCTTCCGCGCCGGCCGTACCCGTCGCGCCGCACCGCCCCGCCGTCCCGGCCGTGCTGTGccttcgccgcctcgccccgcACCGCTGCTctcctcggcgccgtcgcACCGCGTCGCTGACGTGTCTCGCCTCGGTCTGCCTCGCCCCGCCCGCGTCCCGCAACGGCTGCGCGTAGCCACTATGCTGCTTTTCCCGGCCTCGTCCCGtgccgccgccaaccacctcccgcttTCGCCGTGCCGCGTCCACCCTGGCCACGCTAACCGCTCCTCCGCCCTatgcgccggccgccacctATAGATCCCTTCCTCccggccaccaccgccccGTTCGATCTCCCTCACGCCCGCCTCTCGCTGTCACTCCATGTCGTCGCCCGTCGACGGTCTTCGCCGCTGGACGCCGATCACCGCACGTGCGTCGTCAtctcctctgccgccgccttccttctttcggtcgtcgccgcctctccACCGTCGAGCGCCGATGCCGCCTCCTCGGGCCGCAGGATGCCGATCGCCGGCCGCACATCATCATCCTCTCGCCCTtgggtcgtcgtcgccctccacGGTGAgtccgctctcctcccttcctcgaTATCGCCGCCTCTCCCCTTTCTCGCCTTGCGCGGCCGCAGACCGGTGCTCATCACCATCGCCCGTTCGCCGCTGcggtcgccgcctcctctccccgtcggCTCCCTTTCCTCTCCTCACCGCTGCaccgccccgatccctctccctctcggccgtgtctccacgccaccgttccccacttcgccaccgtcgccgtcgcccgtgGTCGGtcaccgaccgccgccgctcactgGAGCTCGCTGCCGCcagcgctcgtcgccgccaacgCCGGTTGCCGCCCACCACCGCCAGCTCCCCTCCTCTGTTTGGCCGCTCCATCACCCCTCTTGTGTCCCTCTCCCTCACTGTCTTGTGGTCCCCGGCCCGTCAGTCGaatcccctctctccccgtgggccccacgaccagcctctctctctcaccccgTGGGCCCCCTTTGTCATTCCCTTTGCCccgctgccatgtgggtcctctCTGTCAGTGTGCCTCTCCCTGCTGACATCAGCTCCTCcaataattgcgcaataattgatttaggacttttctttttagtttaaaaacactgttaaacctctaaaattcatagctaatttatctagtctccgtttaggtccactcaagtttcattaaatccagaaaaatgtcaagaatccattaaaaatagtttctttctctgtttcagtagttttatagtttgttttttcttgtttgtcataggttttgaccccgtcgcagcgtcgttcgttctcgaagtcgtcgccgaagttcctcgtgggtctgagcaaggcaagtggcaccctcctttgaacatattgatcccatgtttataaaatccctgctttacattcaaacatgcattgttttatgcaaatgtatttattttatttatctattgggcaattacctttatatccgttgattcccacttattattattgttatcccagggttaatttgaccagaaataggcttaggaaatgcttagccatgcttagttcaactagctcaacttttattatttaatattgattagactttgatagacatttaatggttgtgatcattattaatctcccgatgtggattaaatacaactaaaatattgcttatggtgggttgtgagtgcatggttttgagagtcgtgcccatagcaattaaggaccggttctcaggaaaccctggaagtcttacacgtactaaccacaagccagaatgggcaacggtgagacttgtattctagcttgtccctattcgacgtacccaggcaagggtgggcgtgatggagtatggatgggaatcgtggtgtaacgatggtcatatgttgcttccggattcacctaggcacaagagggggctgcccgacttggtgtaaaggagggggcgaaacctgaagtgtggtgtgattgtctagggagggtttggtgaaaggtcttatcatggttttcgtaccgaggtatcgtggtggtacgttggggcatggtaacatgcttgggagccatgtcttgagGGTAaaattgtacacctctgcagagtaaaactattcgaatagccgtgcccgcggttattgggcgaactaacagattcactgggattagttgaaccttttataatctgattaatcttggaactggtttgaccctgcgcaacgtgttgtaacgttggcagtggtttgggtttgtcgctacgtggtgtaacgttcgacagcggtctgggcctgttgcaacgtggtgtaatgttgaacagtgaatggttttttttcgagtactttactttacttttatttcagtctattttatctactgttttgctaaattactgctgctttgtgcaatttactcttagcctatccttgtaccctattgcattcattattatcctctcttgggtgatacttgttgagtacggtggtttgtactcagccttgcttaatttttcccccaccagagcaagtgccagagtttcagtcagaaggtcgtccgcaaggttgaagtgaggttcagtccgccatcgagaatgcctgtggtgtggagccgtcatcgccagctgaagctaaagattagatgatctagtcttatttttctttttccgttgcatttcgatagataattgtttttatttgtttttaagtcgtggaactgtgtattaatttgtcatagtgtgtactcgggctgattcttggaccgagattaatgcatgctattgttcagaaattggtgtaaatttctgggcgtggcAATACTCTTTATTGAGGAGCTCACAAAGAGTCAGGTCATTTCCACAAATTCCTGTATCAATTTGTTCTTTTATCATAATGTAGGTGAAATTATATCTTTTTCCAtatttcttctttccttcctATGCTCTTGTTCAATAACAATGGCTTTAAAGGAAAAATTGTAAGgttgccattataattttgctaaattggAGATATGTCATTCTGACCCACGTGCCATTGTCTTATgcgggccccacatgtcattgagataccaatGACATATCATCgactttgcaaaattataatgcacaTTTGCATGGAACAatgtttagaatttttttaatatgcatGATGTTGCACAAACCTTTGAATCTACCTAGAGATTGTTGTGTTGCATCTTGTAACTATGCCATGGACAACTTGATTTTACATGTTTATGGCATAGGATTGTAGAAAATgcacatatatttaatactccatctatcccaaaatttctttttgtcCATTCttatttgtcctaaaataatttatttttgagcgATCATTGCATTAGAGCTTGTGAAAACAAGGAACCAATACAttaagaataaataaagtagGAGACGATTATATTGATATTTAATAAAGTAAAATCTATTCTAGTGTTTTTGCAACTGTATCAAGAGTACATTTGCAACTGATCCTTATCATGAAATATTTGTCAACATGGGCCTAGAAACTACTATACTACCATGAGACACCAGGACCATCATTCACAGTTATATTATTCATTGCATTGATTTTATATTCCTTCAGCACACTATGTTCCTTCCACTATCTATTTTGTTTGATACTATATCTCATCCTTTTTCACATATTGGACAACCAACAAGCAAGGATAGAGTTAATAAGCTTTCTAAAAGGTACTCATGGGCCATGAGAAACCTCCTTAATCTATGGGTAGGTTTGCAAGTTGATGCTATTAGGAGACTTGAATCAGTGAACATGAATTAATTTGCTACATGCCATTTCTAGAATAATCAATACATAGGGCCTAGTTGTTTCCAAGATAAATAATAGGTACACGCATGGATCCGTTGTGCTTAAGAGGATATATAGGTGCTCATGAGGGAGTACACCCTCCCAAGTTACACATAGGTGTTAACCCTCCCAAGGTTGACAAGTTACATCTCATCCTTGTATCACATTGAACGTAATGTTGATACACATAAGACCGAATAGTTCCAATTGGTTCTTATTTCTTGCTGGTTTGATAGGGTTCCCATTGGCTTTCAAGCATAAGACTTTGGGCCTATCAATACTCCAAGGTTGACATAGTGCTTAGAATCACGACTTGTCTCAAACAAACGATATTGATGATTTTCAGCTAAAATAATATTCCGTCAATTTTAAAAGAGATGACTCCAACTTTTGGACATAAGTTTGACCatacatcttatttaaaaagagtGAATTGCATAAAGACTGGACAATAGAGTAAAAATATTACACAAAAAGATGGTGCAAATTGAAACTTTGGCAATAAAAAGTAGTCAAGAGTGAAtcactttaaaaaatttagagcaAATATGGTAAAAAAGTCACCATACTTATTATACATGTAATGATAATAAAAGCATGACAGAATAAATAATACATGACAGAATAAGacatatgatcaaatattataccCAAAAGAGTAAAGTGCAAGGTGGGTCCCTAAACTTCTTCAATATGTCATGCATGTCTATCTACTGTcaaaatgcatatatacatcacATAACTCTTCAAAGTGTGTTATTTCAGTCCCAAACGGACACGAGCCCTCTAGAATCCCACGTGAGACTAGCATGATATGCTAGCTCACACATGTTCTTTTCTCATGCTGAcgtaaaagaagaggaaatgggaaaaaagaagaaaggagaaaaaaaagagagtataaggagaagggaaaagagaaaagaaggaaaaaaaagtaaaaatgtcTAAATAGGCCCAATTTTCAATTACAGTAGAGTTTGTGATGATACCACCTGATCACCCGTTTGGCATATCACATAAGCGATACGTGTTATTCTAGAGAACTCATGGTAGTTTGGAATTGGGATAATACACCTTAACCCATTTTGTGATTTAGAGATTCACTAGATTATTCACATTTTTTGTGTGCatgcttttttataaaaaaaatttgcgtagaagtttattttattatgtttgtacagtagaattttaatttatataatagtgatcataaaattagatattttttatcttttatccaCGAATAGAATATAGATGTGATGATTTTGTGTTGTTTATTGTTTGCATGTGACAACTGAAGGCACCTCTCATTATCGTGGGATGTAAACAGGATCTTAAGGACGAGCAGGAGCATGTCAATCTTGAGCAGGTGATGGTGCCCATCATGCGTAGATTCAGAGAGATTGAGATAGGCATTGAGTGCTCTGCACTTCACAAGATCCAGGTTAGATTTGTGAAGATGCCTTCGTATTTCTATATTACTAGCAATATACCCGCGCTAATGCTATGatatcataatatttatattcatacatcatttaatttcatgttagttaaattagttttttctaaaataggtCTAATTGCACATTAATTTGGTTCAAGTCATATActcatatatcaaacatacatgcgctaatgaaggtgacatttgataataaaaatcaattaaatgaaagaaaatttatgttttggaCATTGCACAATTTTAGCTATCATAGTCATATTCAACCAAAAGAATTTCATGGGCATATGTGTACTGTCCACCATGCTATGAAGGCATGTGTATACTAAAGATGTGTAAAATAGGAATCATTTTGAAGATGTGTGTAGGACTCTTTCGTACAATACAATTGGGATATATCTTCTAATTCATGTAAATGAAGtatttagacaaattcgtACAATACCATTGAACAACGTTCTTTTGTCACAATCTAACATAAATCCACAGCAAAGCGTAGGCtaggtaaaagaaaaacttaattATAAATCTTAATCATATGCAATTCAGAAATCTAATTGTGTGTATAATGATTAATCTTATACATTTCTAAAACTCAACAAGTCACACCTTCATCACATTTGATAATTATAGgaatatacacatacacatgCAATATATAGCATAATTATAGGAGCTATATACATGGAAAGTGTATATGTTTATACTGTATAGgaagtttctaatatatagaaatgatATTATATGCATGGTAGCAGGGGATGTAGAGTCGATCTGGTGGATGTAGATAATTCTGTATCATTAGATTTGTCCCGTAAGACAATGAGTCATGAGACATACCAGGTGGTGCACTATAGAGTAGATTGAGTTGCCATTCAATAATTGGTGATTGATCTGAATTGTTTAGGATTACTATGCTAGCTCATCAATTGCCATGCTTTTATGTTTGCTTATGTAGCAAAATTCTCATAAACATATCCTGATGACCTTTATCGTCTATTCTAGCTACTATGAACTTGTAGTTTTAATCAATGCTTTATTGAGATACATAATTACATATCTTATGCTAGGTTTGGGTTataattgttttcttcttgcaaaaatatgaaagataccgtgattattttatttatgaatgtTTGCAAGTGGCTGAGATCTTCTACTATGCCCAAGAGGTCGTCATTCACCCAGTAGGCCCTATATTTGATTATGAGACAGTTTTCTGATGCTACGGTGTGTGGCAGCTTTGAATCgaatattttacttatttgacTGTGATAGGGTTGGAGCACTCAGTGATGTGGAGCTCAACAAGTTTTAGGTTTGTACTCATTGAGAGGTTCCTGTTTCCATTAACTGCGCTACAATAGaatataatttgttaattactatatGTGTAATCAAtctttttcaatatatatatatatatataacatttttctttGTCTCTAACTCATGTATCTTCTTTATCATAATATCTTCTTGCTGTTAGTGTTTTTGGTGCTGTCAGTTTGCATTACATGGTCAAAGAATCTCtaattttttggttgcttTATAGGTCAGATGCTTTAACTCTCCTTTGCAGCCTGCTGAAATTGCAGGCGTGAAGGGAGTTATTTGAAAGCATATGCCTGAAGGAGTGAATGACAATGGCCTTATTATTTTCATCGGATTTCTCTACATTCATGCTCTCCTTATTGAGAAAGGACGGTTAGAAACTACGTGGACCGTACTTAGGAAGTTTGGTTATGATAACGAGTTACTTCCTTTAAGATATGGCTTTTTCTTGGTGGCTAAGGGCATTAACCTTTCGAGGCTATTGGTGACCCAATTTCCAGTTGAGCATAAACTTAGGCCAGGCATCTAACTTGTAGCATTATTCGTATTGGTGGTATTTCATCAGCTATATATGTAAATGAATTATTATTTCATTCTGGTGTTTGTTTCACTCCACTGTAGAATGTGCTCATAGCTATTTATTGCCTACTTAATTGCAATAATGGTAAATTTTAATGCGAAGTTGATCTCGGGCCCCAGTGATGATTATTCAATGGGATGTGACTGAGATTTTTCCGAACCTTTTCTGGTAATAGATGTCTTCCATAGAAGTTCTTATGTGAGAGTGCTAGTATGGGTTAATTTAGgctaacttaatttttttcattatatatagtttacatTGTTAGAGTTTAATCTTGTCATTAGAGTATATGCATGGTATATTTTCTTTGCATGTACTAGGAGATGTGTGTGAGAGATACATGCACACTGCATGGTTAGTTTTTGTCCAGCTCATGGGTGAGATGCCGACGTGCCATGCGATGCGATGGTGTGAGATTGGAGAAAACAACATTCGTGAAGACCAAGCTTAGCTGCATGTGTAGTGCTGTGAGAAGTAACCAGATTGCAAGCAAGTCAGTATTAACCGAGTGAATCGGTCATAGTATATGCATCCATGGTACATGCACGTAATAAATTGGTTAGAGGCTATCCACGCATGCAGCGGCCTCTTGGATGCTGCTAGCACGCTGGGGCGTTGGGCCACATTCTTTTTGAGCGCTATCTATATTTTAGTAGATCCGTTAATTTCGAGATAGATTAAATATGACACCTTGGATCTGAGGGGTGATGATGGTAGAGATGAAGACTTCTagttggtgcactataggaACCTATAGAATGTGGCCCAATGTGCTAGTAGCATCCAAGAGGCcactgcatgcatggctaGCTCCAACTAGAATGTCATATTTAATCAGTCTCGAAATCAACAGATAGGGTTATCTCctattaaaatataggtaGCGCCTCACTCCTAATATCCAAGGTGTCATATTTAATCTATCTCGAAATCAACAGATGAGGTTATCTCCTACTAAAATATAGATAGTGCATCTATCCTATAGTGCAGACTTTTCTTGGATGCTGCTAGCACGTTGGGCCACATTATTATGTTTGTACAACaggtttttaatttatataaaagcaatagtttttcatcttttatccacgaaaaaaatacaaatgtgATGATTTTGTGTTGTTTGTTATTTGCATGTCACAGCTGAAGGCACCTCTCATTCTCGTGGGATGTAAATTGGATCTTAGGAACGAGCAACAACAGGTAAGTCTTGAGCAGGTGATGGAGCCATTCATGCGTAGATTTAGAGAGATTGAGATAGGCATCGAGTGCTCTGCACTTTGCCAGTTCCAGGTTAGATGTGTGACGATGccttcatatttctatattacTTAGTTGCCATCAGATAATTGTTGATTGATCTGAATTGTTTAGGCTTACTATTCTAACTCATCAATTGACATGTTTTTATGTTTGCTTACGTAACAAAATTCTCATAAACACATCCCGATGACCTTTATCGTCTATTCTAACTACTATGAACTTGTAGTTCTAATCGATGCTTTATTGACATACATAATTACAAATCTTATGCTAGGTTTGGGTTataattgttttcttcttgcaaaaatatgaaagatatcgtgattgttttatttatgaatgtTTGTAGGTGGCTGAGATCTTCTACTATGCCCAAGAGGCTGTGATTCACCCAATAGACCCTATATTTGATTATGAGACTCAATTTCTAAGGCCACGGTGTGTGGCGGCTTTGAATCGAATATTTTCCTTATGTGACCGTGATGGGGATGGAGCACTCAGTGATGTGGAGTTCAACAAGTTTCAAGTTCGTACTCATTGAGAGATTCCTATTTCCTTTAACTGCGCTACAACAGaatataattagttaattactaTGTGTGTAATCAAGCTTTTTCAAtatagttaaacatatatataaccttTTTCTTTGTCTCCAAACTCATTTATCTTCCTTAT
This is a stretch of genomic DNA from Oryza brachyantha chromosome 1, ObraRS2, whole genome shotgun sequence. It encodes these proteins:
- the LOC107304995 gene encoding mitochondrial Rho GTPase 1-like isoform X1 — protein: MFVQQLKAPLILVGCKLDLRNEQQQVAEIFYYAQEAVIHPIDPIFDYETQFLRPRCVAALNRIFSLCDRDGDGALSDVEFNKFQVRTH
- the LOC107304995 gene encoding mitochondrial Rho GTPase 1-like isoform X2 codes for the protein MEPFMRRFREIEIGIECSALCQFQVAEIFYYAQEAVIHPIDPIFDYETQFLRPRCVAALNRIFSLCDRDGDGALSDVEFNKFQVRTH